The nucleotide sequence CATCACGTCGATCCTGGATTTCGTGGCGCCAGCAAAGTCTCTCAAATTGAAGATGTCTGGCCGGCCTGCTGAATCTCTTCGTTCAGTGCGGATGAATTGCATCGCGTGATCGAGGCGGTGCTGTCTCGTAATCTCGGCGTGAATTAGCGGGAAATCGGTAGAAAACGGGTCGCGACCTTCCTGCCGTAAAACGGTTCGAAGATTTCGAATTCGGCATCGCGACATTCAGTACCGACCGGTTCGATCTGCCAGAACGGAACCGGAAACTGGCGAAGGTCTTCAAACCGTTGGTCAACACCCAACGCCAGCACCCAGCCAAACCCCTCAGGAGTGCACCCGCGGCCGGTCGCCGCCTTAGAAACCGAAAGACCTGGAACCGGTTCGCCCGTCTCCGTATGATCCGAACAGCAGCGCATCGAAGCGACCCGTCGCGCACCACCAGATCCGACACCGTCAGCGGTCCTGACCGTGCTTCCGCAGCCCCTTCGCTGTGCCGCGCAGCATCGCCCTCGTTATACGGAGGCCCGAATGTGACAGGCCGCCGTCAACCCTAGGCGTTGATCCCCAGTGCCTGCGCCCACTGTCGTTTCAACGTCCGCGCGAATCAGCAACACCTCGCCCTGCGCCGAGGTCACGGCAACCGCGCGCCAGGATCCGACCGGCTACCGCAAATAGTTCGCCAGGGCGTGACTAGACCTCGCATGTCCCGCAGTCAGCCGGTAGTCTGTTACCACCTCGCCTTGCATGACATAGTGAATGCTGAGGCCTTCAACCTCCGCCTCAATTGTCAGCGCGCCAACATCGCTGCGCACGATGCCCTCGATCCCGTAGCCGCAGTCGCGAGCATGACTAACACCCGCGCCGCCTCATCGAAGGTCAAACGCTTCGCCCTGTTGCATCTTCGTCCGATCGCGTCGCCGCTTCCCACTGGTCCGCTTGCCCCCGCACGCAGCGAAACCACCGCCCTGTATTCGCCCGCCTGAAGCTCATCGCCTGAGATCACTGTGAGACCGCGGCATGCTCCTGGGTAAGGCATGTGCTGGCCCTCGCCAGTAGAAGGATGAACAGGATTAGCGCAAGAAATCGAATCACTCTGTCATCACCGGTAGTTCGATGCTAAACGTACTGCCTGGTTGTGGACACCGCGTGTAGGACGGAACTGCCGTCCGTCGCGCATTTCGACCACCGACTCTAACAGACTCCAGTCCAAGGCGTCGGCACCCGAATACCTTCAGTAGACTTTGTCTTGACGCGGTAGAACTCGCTTTGAACAACTTCGCCTCGCCCGCTTTCCCTGGAGATGCCGAGGGCTACCGTCGTCCGGACGTGTCGAGCCGCAGCTTTCGCCTTCGCTGCTCAGCGCTTCAGCGAGATATGCCCCGACCGCGGCGTACTTCGACGCATTGCTCAACAGGTTGGAGACCGCTTTGACAGGTGCAGGTAGACGGCCTGAAGCGACCACTCGCACGTCTACACCACCTCAAACGCCTGCTCTTACCTGCAAAGTCGGGCTTTGGCTTTGCTCGCGCTCACTTCACGGCAGAGGCGCAATAAAGTCGATCGTTTCCTGTTTCGGGACTCCTGGCCTCCCGCAGTTTTCAGATCCAGGATGTCGCTGATGACCTGTAAGCAGACCCCGTCCGCCGACATCAAGATATGCTCGACAAACCCGCGCTTCTGCTGCGGACATCGTCATCCATCAGGATCAGGTCAGCGAACCCGACCACGCAGGAAAAGCGAATTTTTTCAGGTCATGCGATGCCATCTGGATCATCTGGTGGCCTGAGCCGGTTCAGCCCGACCACCAGCTGCGTGAGCGTCAGACAGGATCACCACCCACGACGGAAGCCTGTAAGCGGTGATGACAAGCGCAAAGGCCCGCGACCCCCAGCGATTTCACGCCTCACCACTTTTGGTCTGGAACTCGGTCCTGATCCGTCCAGCGCTTTCGGTGCGATCCTCGCCAGGTAAGCGCCTCCAGAAAACCCCGGCGCCCGCTCCTGCTGTACGATCCTTTGAACACCGCGTTCCATTGATTCAGGTGAGTTTTGTCGTCCAGCACGGCAATGCCGCGGGTATATACCCGTGAAGATCGTGGCCTGAACTGCAGTCTTCGCCTGGCGCCGGACTTCTCGTACAACAGCGCAGCCTGCTACGCCAGGCGCAATCCGCCTGAAAAGTCCCGATCACATGACGTTGGCGGAAGCTGAGTCCGGCAGCGCGACCGCAATCGCCCCATGCACCGTGTCCTGCCAGACAATGGGGGTAGACGCAGTACGGGCGTTCCACGACCTCACTTCCGGGCCGCCTGATGACACGCTCCGCCAGCTTCTGCAACTGCGCATCGCCCTCGCCGGAACCAATCAGCTGAACAGGCCGGATCGCACGCTCCTTCGTATAGATCGCGCCGTGCGCGCGCGGCGCGATCTCCCCCGCACGTCCGACGCGATCAGTGCCCAGATCTGGCCGAGCAGCAGCCGCCGCTGCTCCATTTCTGAAATACTCTTGCAGGAGAAATTCCGACCGGACCCGCTTGCTGATCTCGGGTGACACCTTCCAGCCCGATCAAGACCAGGACCGGTAGCGAGAGCGACAGCCACATGTACAGCGCATTCACCACAATCCGGTATTGGCTGAAGACAATCGATGCCGCCACAGATCGATCCTGCACAAATTGCGCCGCCACATGGACCAGTTTCTTGCGTACCAGATCAGTCCCGTGCTGCCTAATCCGATGAGTCCGGCGGCCAGCACAATCATGACCACCGTTCCCGGTGGTAGGCCTGCAGGTCAGTGTTGCCTTGCAGCAGCCCGACCGCGTTGGCGTGGATTTCCACGCCCGCCATCAGCAGGCGGCATCCGACGACGGCACTAGATACCGGGTCGATCGTGCCGGCCGAATCTTCGCCAGCCCGACCAGTACGATCTTGTGTCTCGAACACAGCCGGCCGACCGCGCCGTCCAGGATGTTTTGAAAGAACACATCGGGAACTGCCCGTGTTTCGCGCCGGCGGGCTGAAGTAGCCGTTCATCCAGTTGCGGTCAAAGTCATCGACGTTTAGTTGACGCCGGTGTGACAAACAACCCACTTCGCCCTGAATGACGACCTGCCCTGCCTCGCCCCAGGATACGCAGATACCGCCAGGTAAACCGTTCATGGAAACGAAAACCCAGCGCGCCGTTGTAATCGATGAGAGACGTCTGCCGGCGTCATCGCGCTGTCCACATCCGGGAACGGGCTATTGACATATCCGATGTAGTCGAGCGCGTTGCGCAGCGTGGAGTTCGGCTGGTGCACTTGTCGCCAGCGCGATCCCCCTTCGGATATTCCAACAGCGCTGAGCGGTTAGGCAGGGCTTCGACGCCCGCAGCGGCCATCACGAATCGCGTGCGGCTGTCGCTGCTTGCGCGCGTCACGACCGACCTCTGCCACCGCGGCATCTTCCGGCTCAGACCGCTGAAGATAATGTCGAAGCGCAACCCACCCGTGCGCGCGCAGCCGCCAGCCGCGTTGATCAGGGTTCGGCATAGAAGCGCGCGACCACACCGTCGGGGAACGTCCGTAGGCTCCCAGGCTCATATCATCCAGCGCGACAATTACGATTTCCGCCGATGTTTCAGCGGTACATAGTAGTTGTTTGTCGCCCGCAGCTGTGCCTGAGCGAAAAAACCCGTATTCACGCTCGCGATCAGCAGCGCGGCACAGATCAGGCCAACAATCAGTCCCGCCCCGATCCGGTCAAGTACTCTGCCTGCAGTCATGGCAGCCGGTTAGGGGCTGGTCTCGCCGGTTTCTGACTCATCCTCGGTCTCTTCGTCCTCGGGTACGGTAGTTGGACTCATCTCGATCTCAAGCGGATCGCCGACGAACTCGTAAAGCGCGGGGTCCCTCCAGGTGAGCGGCATCGAAACTACGGAGACCTGCGCACTCGCCAATAATCTTGGCTGCGACGCGAGGATCCAGCCGAAGCCGCCGCGGAACGCGATCCGGTACCAGCCTGCCGCTGCAACTTCGCCATATACCAGCGTAATCCGCTGGCGGCCATTGCCCACGCGGGGCGCGCTTTGTCGATGGCCCGACACGAACGTTCAGCCGCGTATCGTCCACCGTTTCGATGCTGCTCGTACAGCCATCCAGCGCCGCGTCCAGTTCATCGAATGTCTTGGCCTTCACACCATCGCTCAACGGGTGTCCACCGCCGACCGGATACAAATTCCGGCGGAACATCCGCGTTCGCCTTCTTCTGGACGCCTGCACCAGCCCTTCGCTCACCAGCATCGCCGCCCGCCCGTCGCTCTTCCACACGCACGGCGAAAACTGTCCCCCGCGCAGCTAGTTCCATGCCGGGCGTCAGGATCTTGCACGACGAATTCGAATCGAGGATGCGCTGGAGCCGCTGAATCGTCTGTCCCAGGATCACCTCTACCGTGAGGTTGAACGCGCTGTCATCCCCCCGTAAATTCTGTGATGCGGTACTCGGTATTGACAGCAGTTCCGTGTCTGTCCCGTCTGAGAAGAACGTGATCCGCGCGCGGCTCCGTCCCATCCGTCCGGATCACATCACCCACACCGACAATGGCCTCGACCGTGATCGCATCGGGTTCGCGTGTTAAAAACCGCTGCACCGTCACGCCCGGCGCCAGCACTTCAACGGTCGCGGCCAGCTCGGACTGCCCGTTGGCCGCAATGATGTCAGCAGCAGTAATAGGGAAACAACAAAGCGAGAATTCGTTTCATCATGGCATCCGTTCGACTTCGCTGCGCTGGCTCTGCGCCGCACCTGCACCCTGAAAAGCGTCTCCGGTGGCCCGCCGGAAACGTTCATTCCCTGCTCAGTCCGAATATACCGGCCTTATGCGCAATCGACACCGCTTGCGTCCGGCTGTTCGCTCCCAGCTTGCTGAAGATGCTGCTGATGTGAAACTTGACGGTCGCCCGTGAAACCGTCAGCCGCTCCGCGATTTCCTTGTTGCTCAGCCCGAGCCGCAGCATATCCAGGACTTCCATCTCGCGCGGCGTGAAGCTGAACTTCGGGCCGGGTGGCTCTGTCACCATCTGGATCAGCATCTGTGTTGCGGCCGGCGCCAGCACCCGCTCTCCCCTGCGTACGTCTTGCGGATCGCGTCGGCCAGTTCGTCGATCGACGTATCCCTTGAAAAAGGTAGCTGAGCGCCCCGGCCTGCAGCGCATCCTTGACCAGTTTCTTGTCGTCGCTGAAGCTCGTCAGCATGATGATCCGCGTACTCGGTCGTTCCTGGTGATCTGGCGCGTTGCCTCGATGCCATTCATCTCCGGCATCATGACGTCCATCAGAATCACGTCAGGGTTGAGTTCTTCGACCAGCCTGACCGCTTCCTTGCCGTTGGCTGCTTCTCCCACCGACTCCAGGTCCGCGAACGCCTGCAGAAAGATCGAGAACCCCTGCCGGATGACGCTGTGATCGTCGACGATCATCACTTTAATCGTGTCACTCATTCTGGGCGCCCTTGGGGTAAAGGAAGCTCAACCGTGTCCCGCGTCCCGGCACGCTGGCGATCCTGCACTCGATGTCAACCTTACGCGCCCGTTCCTTCATAATCGCCAGCCCCATGTGGTCGCCTGACACCGCTGCCATATCAAAACCTTGCCCATCGTCTTCGACGCGCACCTCAGTCTTGCTGGCATCATTGATGACGCTGATGATGGCGTGAGTCGCCTTAGAGTGCTTCACGATATTGTTGAGAGCTTCCTGGAGTCATCCGGTCCCAGCCACTCTGCACTTCGGCCGGCAGCACAACTTTGTCAGGCTGTATCCGCAGTTGAATTTGCGTCTCGGTCCGGCTCTGAACAGTCCGAACCAGTTGGTTGAGCAGCATCCCGAAGTCCGTCTCGACCAGCGCATTCGTCCGCAGTTCAAGCAGCAGCGTCCGCATCTCCGCGAGCGCGCCTTTGGTCATTTTCGCCAGTTTGTCCAGCCCGCGATCGAGTGCAGGGCGGTCCAGATCCATCCGCTTGAGGCTCTCCGCCATCACGTTTGCTGAGAACAGCGTCTGGCTCACGGCATCATGCAGGTCGCGCGCCAGCCGTTCCCGTTCTTCGGCGGCAGCCCGTTCCTGGGCACGCTCGTGGTCCTGCGCGTTTCGGATCGCGGCAACAGCCTGCAGCGCGAACAGTTCCAGCCGTTGGGCATGGTCGACCGTAAAGTGTTCCGGCTTCACGCTAAAGAGATTAATGAATCCGATCACGGAATTCGCCGCCACCAGCGGCGTCCCCAGATACGACCGCAGTCCACTCTCCTTCGCCATCGGTGAAATCGTGGCATTGTTCAGGTCGGCCACCAGCAGCGATTTGCGGTTCGCGCTCATCCATGCCAGCTCCGGCGTTTCGTCGATCGTCATGCTTGACATCCGGAACTCGCGCTCATGCTCGGTCCCGACGTAGCTGACCACCCGCGTGTGCCCTTCTTCATCGAGCGTGATGGTCGCAATATCGTGCGTGATGACGTTCCGCGCCGCTTCCAGAATCCGGTTCAACACCTGGTCAATTTCCAGCGTACTGTTGATCGCCGCCGATGCGTCCAGTAGCGCTTCGGCCAGCACGCGCTGCTCATGTTCGATCTTCGCCGCGCGCTTGCGTTCGGTGATGTCGCTCACCGCGCCCAGCACCCCGTCGAGGCCGGCATAATCGATATGTGAACACACGATCTCAAACCAACGCCGTTCGCCCCCGCGCGTCGCGAACTCCGTCTCCAGGCAGATCGGCTCGAACGTTTCGTTCAGCTTCTTCAGGATAGCCTCGGTCGGCGTCCCGAACAGCGTTGCGAATGGGATATCGGGCAGTTCGGCTTCCTCAAAGCCCGTGATCTGCCACAGCGTCGTATTCGGAAAACACCAGCTGTTCGTCGACTGCGATGAATACACCGATCGGCGTCGTACTCAGCACCCGCAGCAGCTGAGATCGCTGTCGCGCACTTTCCGCAGGCTGTCGTAATACCGCAGCGCGTACCGTACCGAACGTTCCAGCGTCGCCGCGCGCAGTTCTCCCTTGTCGATGTAATCGACCGCGCCGCTTCTCCATCGCCTGCAGATCGACCTCGCGGTTGCCGTGCCCCCGTCATCAGAATCATCGGCGTGTCGATCTTGCGTTCGTGAAGGTCGCGGATCAGCGCGATTCCGCTCTCGTCGCCCAGGCTGTAATCCACCAGCATGACGTCGAAGGTCTTCGAATTCACCAGTTTGAGCGCTTCTTGTGTATTACGGGCGTAGCTGAACTCGACATCGCGCATCAGGGCACTCAGCTGATGCCGGATCAGGACATACTGGGATTCGGTGTCGTCAACAACAAGGAGATGTATCAAGGGAAAGACTCACGAGCCTACACATACAATACGCGCTTAGCTCTGGATAAATCGTAATGCTGTAATTATAACCGCAATCATTAGCCGTTTCATAAGCGTTACGGGCCAAAATCGCAGAATATCTCTAGTATGGCTGAATTGTGCTCAATTGCACAACCTTCCCCATGCTGCTGCGCCCGAGAGAAAACAGGACGCCTGATACACAGGGCATCAGGCGTCTTCTTGTAGCTTCCCGCACCTGCAATCCGCTACGGTCAAACTCCGGTCAGAGAGTCTCGCCGAAACCGCGCGCCGCTACTCCGGCAGGACGAACACCGCCGCCGTCAGCGCCGGCACGCTGAACGTCCCGCTTGCCGCATCGTAGGTCGCCGTGCTCACCACCGCGTCTACGCTGGCCTGCAGCGTCGGATGCAGGACGAAGGCGCTTCCCGCCAGGCTCGAATCCGTAAAGCTGTGCGCTTCGTCGCCGCCGTTGAAAACCACTACGATCTGCGCATACGCCGGATCCAGGTTCTCGCCCACCATATCCGAAAGCCGCATCACCACCACGCCCGGAATCTGCTCCGGTCCGGAATTCGGGAACGACACTCGCGCCTGAATCTCCTCGGCGCTGTGCAGCCGAAACAGCGGTGAGCTGTAGCGCACCTGCAGCATTTCACGGAAGGCCAGCATATTCAGGATGATATCCTCGCTGCCCGGCCGGTATTCCGGATTGTTGAGGATCGGCCGCATCACGTCCCACTGCGAGCTGTTATCGCCCGACGGCGGCAGCCCTACGCCGAAGTTATTGCTCTGGTACGTCCAGTCGATTCGGTTGAACCAGTCGCCGCTGTTATAGCTGTTGCGGTCCATCGACTTGCTGCGCAGGATATCGCTCCCCGCCTGCATGAACGGGACACCCTGCGCGTACAGCGTAAAGCTCTGGCTCAGGATTTGCATCCGGACGATCTCGTCCATTGTTGTCCCCGGAGCGAGCCGGTACAGCATATTGTCGAACAGCGTTTCGTTGTCGTGCTTATCGACATACACGATATTCTCCTGCGGATCGAGCGTATACCCCGCCGGCGCCCCGTTATAGTCAATGTCTGCTCCGGTCACTTCCTCGCCCGTGCCAGCGACAAACCTGAAGTCGCGCAGGTTCCCCGCCAGCCCGACCTTCACGCGGTCTGCGAACAGCAGCGCGCGCTCAAGATCGGCGTTCAGGTCGTTGATGCCGTTCGGGTCGGTATAGATGCCGTTGCCCAGCCCCTGCAGGTCGCGGTCGCCAAACGGGCTGCCGCCGCGCACCGCGTCGCGCAGGCGGTCGTTAAATACACCAATACCGGTTCCGCCGATATTGAGTTGGGTCGCGTTCACGCCGCGTACGTTGTCGGCGACTTCACCAAAATTCCAGCCTTCGCCGTAGATATAAACCTGTGAACCGTCCACGCCGTCCTTCTCAATCGTCAGGCTGTCCAGCGCCTCACGCACGGCCACCATATCGGCCAGCATATGATGTCCCATCAGATCGAACCGGAACCCGTCAATCTTGTACTGCACGGCATTCAGCACGATCGTATCGACCATCAGCCGCCGCATCATAGCGTGTTCGGTCGCCGTATTCTCGCAGCACGTCGATCGTGTCACATTGCCCGACGCATCCAGCCGGTGGTAATAGCCGGGCACCACTTTGTCCAGTACGCTGCGCGTCCCCTGTCCGCTCGAATTGGTGTGGTTGAACACCACATCCTGCACGACCCGCAGCCCGGCCCGGTTGATGGCCTGTACCATCGCGCGGTATTCGACTATCCGCGCCGTTCCGTTCGCGCTGCTCGCGTAGCTGCCTTCCGGCGTCATGTAGTGGTAGGGATCATAGCCCCAGTTGAAGCCGTCCAGATCGCGGATCGGCTCCAATTCCGCCTGCTGTTGGTCGCTGTCCGCCGGCAGTGAGGCCAGCAGCGCGGTGTCCGGTTCGAAGTGCCGCGCGCGGTTCTCGTTGATCGTGGCCAGGTCGAAGCTGGGCAGCAGTTGCAGGTGCGTCAGTCCCGCGTCCGCCAACGCGCCGAGGTGCAGCATCCCGTTGCTGTCGCTGACCGTGAACGCGCCGTAGGTGCCGCGCAGGTCTTGCGGCACGCTCTCGTCAAACACGCTGAAGTCGCGGATATGCAGTTCGTAAACCGTGATGTCCTCGAACGCATCGCCGTACTCCGGCTTTTCCAGCGTCAGCCACCCATCCGGCATCAGTTCGGTGCTGTTCAGGTCCACGATTTGGCTGTGCCGGCTGTTTTGCGACAGGTTGACCGAGTACGGGTCCGTGACCTGATTGTCGACCATTGCCATCTCGCTGGGCGCGAACACCCGTACATTATAAGTATAGTACTGCCCGGTCCACCCAGCCTCGCCCGTCACGCTCCAGGTGCCTGACACATCGTCACGCGCCATCTCGACAACCGACGGCTCTGTGCCTGCCGACGCATCCGTGAACAGGTTCAGGGAAACCGTCTGTGCCGTCGGTGCCCAGACCGTGAGCGTCGGCACGCCATCTGCGAAAGTCACCCCAAGCGGTCCGTCGTATGTGTACAGGTCATCCAGCACACCGGCGATTTGCAGTCCGCTGATGTCCGCCAGTGCGTCGCCGTTGAACACCGCAATCGCAAACTGCCCGCGCAGGATGTCCGCCGTTTCCGCCAGCGCGTCCGCGCCCAACGTAAACGCCGAGTAACTCGCCAGGTGCGGGAACTTGGCCGCCGCGCTTTCCGGCAGTCCTGCTGCGCTCACACTCAGATCGTACATCTCGAAGTTGCCGCCGAGTCCAAATAGCGTCAGTTCGATCTCTGCGTCTGGGCTGTAGAGCAGCTTATAGCTCAGGTCGCTATCGGCCTCAACATCCCACGCGATCGTGTCCGCAGATACCCAATGAGCCCGGCGTTCCTTCAGGTTCCCGGCGGAGATACTGGCGCCGCCCGCCGAAATCACCATCACGCCCAGGCCAGAGTCGTACGTGAAGCTGATCGTCTCGCCGTCCGCCGGTACGTTGAAATTGATGTTTTCGGCGCCCTCGCCGACCTCACGCCCGACCGCAGCCTGTGCCTCGTAATCCCCGGCCGGCAGGGTGTTCGTAGACAAGCTGTAAATGCCGTCGCCATCCACGTCCTGCAGCCACGACAGCATACAATCCGCCGCCCAGTCGCTCGGGCAGCCTAGTTCGTCCTGGTAGCTCCCCGGCGCCGTCACGATCTGATGGCGCACGTCGTCCAGGATCCAGTGCGTCTCAGGCGAATAGATAAACGTAACTGCCGTATCTTCTGACAGGTTCAGCGCGATATTCGCACCGCCCGCATCGGCCGTACCGCCATAGTTCTCACCCCAGCCGCCGTCGATCGCCACTTTGTATTCGTAGCTGCCGGCCGTGATCTGATGCGTGCGCTCGAAGATCCCGAACGCCTCGACATACGTCAGCGCGCTGGCTTCGCATTCCGGCTGCCACTCGCCAGGGCATCCTAACTGCGGCTGGATCGTCCCGGGAACATTGACCATCGTCGGGATCACCACTGCCGTCTGTGCGGGTTCGTCCGGAACCTCAAGCGCTCCGTTGACGCTGTCCGTCACCAGACCCGTCACGTGGTCGTACGTAAACGCCACCAGCATATCCTCGCTGAGACTCAGGGCGAAGTTCGGCCCGTTCGGCTCGCCGCCCGCTCCGTAATTCCGCTCCCACGCGCCATCCAGCGCGACCTTATATTCGTAGTTTCCGGCCGGGATGTCGAACGACCCTTCCCACACTCCGCTGTCCACGTTCTTCGTCAGCGCTGCTGCCTCTCGCACTCCGGCTGCCACTCGCCGGGGCACCCGATCGCATCCTGGAACGTCCCTGGCAGCGTCACCAGTTCCGGCTCAGGAAACCCGTCCTTGTTCTCCTGTGCCACCACGCCGCCGACCACCAGCACCGCGAAAATCCCGAATAGTCCTAAGGCTTTCCACACGGACTTCATTTTTCCACTCCTCAATAACGTTCCACCTGCTTTCATATGCGGATTATATAGCAGCATCCTCGCCAAACCCCGTTTTCCAGAGCCTGTAACGCACTTTTGATGGGGTTCTGCCCCAAATCCGAGACATCTCGCACAGTGATTTTGTGGCGCAAGCGCCGCAGGATCGCAGATGAGCGGTCGAGGGGCGCAAGTCCCTCGCGAAGGTGTAGAGCCGCTGCCTTCACAACCTACAGCCATAAATCGAAGTTCAACCCAATGCACGCCTAGGCTGCGCTCAGTGTGCTCCGCCACGCACGTCTGTACGAGTAGAAACAACGTGTTTTGTAGGGGCGCCATACATGGCGCCCGTTGGATGATAAACAGCCACTGGCTTAGGGACATAACAGCCTTAAGAAGACGTCTGGCTTTGTTTCACTCGGGTCCGAACAGCACTAACTTTGTGACATATATCGCCGCCTAACGTGACATGCGGCAGCACCAATCGCCCCGACCTGGGGATACTCGGTTCAGGTCGAACTCCTCAATTCCGGTAAACTCGAGAGTCCCTCTGGCCATCCCATCAGATAATGAGTT is from Candidatus Flexicrinis proximus and encodes:
- the pulA gene encoding pullulanase-type alpha-1,6-glucosidase, translating into MREAAALTKNVDSGVWEGSFDIPAGNYEYKVALDGAWERNYGAGGEPNGPNFALSLSEDMLVAFTYDHVTGLVTDSVNGALEVPDEPAQTAVVIPTMVNVPGTIQPQLGCPGEWQPECEASALTYVEAFGIFERTHQITAGSYEYKVAIDGGWGENYGGTADAGGANIALNLSEDTAVTFIYSPETHWILDDVRHQIVTAPGSYQDELGCPSDWAADCMLSWLQDVDGDGIYSLSTNTLPAGDYEAQAAVGREVGEGAENINFNVPADGETISFTYDSGLGVMVISAGGASISAGNLKERRAHWVSADTIAWDVEADSDLSYKLLYSPDAEIELTLFGLGGNFEMYDLSVSAAGLPESAAAKFPHLASYSAFTLGADALAETADILRGQFAIAVFNGDALADISGLQIAGVLDDLYTYDGPLGVTFADGVPTLTVWAPTAQTVSLNLFTDASAGTEPSVVEMARDDVSGTWSVTGEAGWTGQYYTYNVRVFAPSEMAMVDNQVTDPYSVNLSQNSRHSQIVDLNSTELMPDGWLTLEKPEYGDAFEDITVYELHIRDFSVFDESVPQDLRGTYGAFTVSDSNGMLHLGALADAGLTHLQLLPSFDLATINENRARHFEPDTALLASLPADSDQQQAELEPIRDLDGFNWGYDPYHYMTPEGSYASSANGTARIVEYRAMVQAINRAGLRVVQDVVFNHTNSSGQGTRSVLDKVVPGYYHRLDASGNVTRSTCCENTATEHAMMRRLMVDTIVLNAVQYKIDGFRFDLMGHHMLADMVAVREALDSLTIEKDGVDGSQVYIYGEGWNFGEVADNVRGVNATQLNIGGTGIGVFNDRLRDAVRGGSPFGDRDLQGLGNGIYTDPNGINDLNADLERALLFADRVKVGLAGNLRDFRFVAGTGEEVTGADIDYNGAPAGYTLDPQENIVYVDKHDNETLFDNMLYRLAPGTTMDEIVRMQILSQSFTLYAQGVPFMQAGSDILRSKSMDRNSYNSGDWFNRIDWTYQSNNFGVGLPPSGDNSSQWDVMRPILNNPEYRPGSEDIILNMLAFREMLQVRYSSPLFRLHSAEEIQARVSFPNSGPEQIPGVVVMRLSDMVGENLDPAYAQIVVVFNGGDEAHSFTDSSLAGSAFVLHPTLQASVDAVVSTATYDAASGTFSVPALTAAVFVLPE
- a CDS encoding response regulator transcription factor, which translates into the protein MLAPAATQMLIQMVTEPPGPKFSFTPREMEVLDMLRLGLSNKEIAERLTVSRATVKFHISSIFSKLGANSRTQAVSIAHKAGIFGLSRE
- a CDS encoding response regulator transcription factor, which translates into the protein MSDTIKVMIVDDHSVIRQGFSIFLQAFADLESVGEAANGKEAVRLVEELNPDVILMDVMMPEMNGIEATRQITRNDRVRGSSC
- a CDS encoding GAF domain-containing protein, whose translation is MYSSQSTNSWCFPNTTLWQITGFEEAELPDIPFATLFGTPTEAILKKLNETFEPICLETEFATRGGERRWFEIVCSHIDYAGLDGVLGAVSDITERKRAAKIEHEQRVLAEALLDASAAINSTLEIDQVLNRILEAARNVITHDIATITLDEEGHTRVVSYVGTEHEREFRMSSMTIDETPELAWMSANRKSLLVADLNNATISPMAKESGLRSYLGTPLVAANSVIGFINLFSVKPEHFTVDHAQRLELFALQAVAAIRNAQDHERAQERAAAEERERLARDLHDAVSQTLFSANVMAESLKRMDLDRPALDRGLDKLAKMTKGALAEMRTLLLELRTNALVETDFGMLLNQLVRTVQSRTETQIQLRIQPDKVVLPAEVQSGWDRMTPGSSQQYREAL